One window from the genome of Bacillus rossius redtenbacheri isolate Brsri chromosome 17, Brsri_v3, whole genome shotgun sequence encodes:
- the LOC134540579 gene encoding uncharacterized protein LOC134540579 has protein sequence MSASDSPQDGKTDSRPGDATDPLGPAGSVEGREVEREMMQPQLLPPRDLEDPWIRRLVSVEDPLELKESLGTDEAGDAAPCKCEEAEHGETAVAQSSDTLWEIPSSLPQSLPCASTSSYVYTPTSPSYTPTSPSYSPTSPSYSRTSSYSPTSTSYKPTSPSYKPSSPSYTPTSPSYSPTSPSYKPSSPSYSRTSPSYSPTSPSYPPTSPSYDDQN, from the exons ATGTCCGCAAG tGACAGCCCACAGGATGGAAAGACGGACAGCAGGCCTGGGGACGCGACGGACCCCCTGGGACCCGCTGGGAGCGTCGAAGGTCGTGAAGTCGAGCGGGAGATGATGCAGCCACAGCTGTTGCCTCCCCGCGACTTGGAGGATCCTTGGATACGTCGACTGGTTTCAGTGGAGGATCCTCTG GAGCTGAAGGAGAGTCTGGGGACTGACGAAGCGGGCGATGCAGCACCATGCAAGTGTGAGGAGGCGGAACATGGGGAGACAGCTGTCGCCCAGTCAAGTGACACTCTGTGGGAAATACCATCATCTCTTCCACAATCATTACCATGTGCATCTACATCATCATATGTATACACACCCACATCACCATCATATACACCCACTTCACCATCATATTCACCCACTTCTCCATCATATTCACGCACATCATCATATTCACCCACATCTACATCATACAAACCCACATCTCCATCATACAAACCCTCATCACCATCATATACACCCACTTCACCATCATATTCACCCACATCTCCATCATACAAACCCTCATCACCATCATATTCACGCACTTCTCCATCATATTCACCCACATCCCCATCATATCCACCCACATCACCATCATATGATGATCAAAACTGA